From the Sphingomonas mesophila genome, one window contains:
- a CDS encoding DNA polymerase Y family protein → MIPRPGSGRAAETRLVSVWLPALAIERWARIAGPQADDRIALTIEVQHGQRIHAVTAAAAAAGARPGMRLTDARALDPGLAAVAADLAGDAELLRRLARWASRWSPAVEVDSADSLLLDASGAAHLFGDEQRLLGDIVARFGGLGLTARAAISPTPRAAWALARFGGAAAIVAPREGLAAMLAPLPVAALGLAADVTRVIERLGLKTIGALAGIERRSLARRFREADNPLDALDRALGRKADPLTPIVDQPAPRALLRLAEPVADPAAAPQSLALMMPELVRQLEQRRLGARRLVLAGYRVDGEVAVAVAACALPSREPKHLLRILGDKAAELDPGFGFDGFVLEAEWCEPLGSAQDGLGGEPPPAVAVARLVDRLVSKLGPGKVRRPAARESHLPERAVGWEETGGIGTKPLHHPPSPAASADGPPPRPAAREERARPQRLLDRPEAIEVIYATPAGLPRRFRWRRVVHDVVRAEGPERIAPEWWRERSSARLRDYYRVEDGAGRRYWIYREGLHDDGRGGAPAWYLHGLFG, encoded by the coding sequence ATGATCCCTCGGCCGGGCTCGGGACGAGCGGCGGAGACCCGGCTGGTTTCGGTGTGGTTGCCGGCGCTGGCGATCGAGCGGTGGGCGCGGATCGCCGGGCCGCAGGCTGATGACCGGATCGCGCTGACCATCGAGGTTCAGCACGGCCAGCGGATCCATGCGGTGACCGCCGCGGCGGCGGCGGCGGGCGCCCGGCCGGGCATGCGGCTGACCGACGCGCGCGCGCTCGACCCGGGGCTTGCGGCGGTGGCGGCCGACCTCGCCGGGGACGCTGAGCTGCTGCGCCGGCTGGCGCGCTGGGCAAGCCGCTGGTCGCCGGCGGTCGAGGTCGATTCGGCGGACTCGCTGCTGCTCGATGCGAGTGGGGCGGCGCATCTGTTCGGCGACGAGCAGCGGCTGCTGGGCGACATCGTCGCGCGGTTTGGCGGGCTTGGACTGACCGCTCGGGCGGCGATCTCGCCGACCCCGCGCGCGGCGTGGGCACTGGCGCGGTTCGGGGGCGCGGCGGCAATCGTCGCTCCACGCGAGGGGCTGGCGGCGATGCTGGCGCCGCTGCCGGTGGCGGCGCTGGGGCTGGCGGCGGACGTCACGCGGGTGATCGAGCGATTGGGCCTGAAGACCATCGGTGCGCTGGCCGGGATCGAGCGCCGGAGCCTGGCGCGGCGCTTTCGCGAGGCCGACAATCCGCTGGACGCGCTCGACCGCGCGCTGGGCCGCAAGGCCGACCCGCTGACCCCGATCGTCGACCAGCCCGCGCCGCGCGCGTTGCTGCGGCTGGCCGAGCCGGTCGCCGACCCCGCCGCGGCGCCGCAATCGCTGGCGCTGATGATGCCCGAGCTGGTGCGCCAGCTCGAGCAGCGGCGGCTCGGCGCGCGGCGGCTGGTGCTGGCCGGCTACCGGGTCGACGGCGAGGTCGCGGTGGCGGTGGCGGCGTGCGCGCTGCCGAGCCGCGAGCCGAAGCATCTGCTGCGCATCCTGGGCGACAAGGCGGCCGAGCTCGACCCCGGCTTCGGCTTCGACGGCTTCGTGCTCGAGGCCGAATGGTGCGAGCCGCTGGGCTCGGCGCAGGACGGGCTGGGCGGCGAGCCGCCGCCGGCAGTGGCGGTGGCGCGGCTGGTCGACCGGCTGGTGAGCAAGCTCGGGCCGGGCAAGGTGCGGCGGCCTGCGGCGAGGGAGAGCCATTTGCCGGAGCGGGCGGTGGGGTGGGAGGAGACGGGAGGGATCGGCACCAAACCCCTCCACCATCCGCCTTCGCCTGCGGCTTCGGCGGACGGTCCCCCTCCCCGGCCTGCGGCCAGGGAGGAGCGGGCGCGGCCGCAGCGGTTGCTCGACCGGCCAGAGGCGATTGAGGTGATCTATGCCACGCCGGCCGGATTGCCCCGGCGGTTCCGCTGGCGGCGAGTGGTGCACGACGTGGTCCGGGCCGAGGGGCCGGAGCGGATCGCGCCCGAATGGTGGCGCGAGCGATCGAGCGCCCGGCTGCGCGATTACTATCGAGTCGAGGACGGCGCCGGGCGGCGCTACTGGATTTATCGCGAGGGTCTCCACGACGACGGCCGCGGCGGGGCGCCTGCGTGGTATCTGCACGGGCTGTTCGGCTGA